From the genome of bacterium:
CCCGCGGCACGGGAGCTCGGCGCACGGGCAGGCGCTGGCGAGCGTCGCGGCCGCGGACCGGCGGCCGCCGGGCCGCTACATCCCGAACCAGATGCCGCGCGTCACGGAAGCGCTGACCGGCGGACGCATCCAGGTGCTGTGCCTGTTCGGCACCGACATGCTGTCGTCGTTCGCCGACGCGGGGCGGGTGGCGCGCGGTTTCGAACGCACCGGCCTCATCGTCAGCCACGACCTCTTCATGAACGATACCGCCCGGCGGTTTGCCGATATCGTGCTGCCGGCGACGTCGTGGCTGGAGGACGTCGGCTGCAAGAGCACCAACACGCACCTCTATCTCATGCCGAAGATCCTGGAGCCGGCCGGGGAGGCGCGGCCGCTCGCGCGGGTGCTTCGGGACCTCGCGGCGCGCCTCGGTCTGGCGGAGTTCTTCCCGTGGGCGAGCGACGACGGCCCGATCGACGCGATTCTGAACCACCCGTCGACCGGGCATGCCACAGTCGCGGCGCTGCGCGCCGAGGGCGGGATGCGCGCGCTGCGGATCTCCCACGTCGCCCATCCCGATCTGGTCTTTCCGACCCCGTCGGGCAAGGTGGAGTTCTACTCCGAGCGCGCGACGTCGCTCGGTCTGCCGCCGCTGCCGGTGTACACGCCGCTGCCGTCGGCCGCGCGGCATCCGCTCGCGTTCCGGCAAGGCCGCACCCTCACGCAGTTTCACGGGTTCTACGACCACGGGCGCGCGCTGCCGACGCTCGCGCGCCTGGATCCCGAGCCGTCGTTGTGGATCTCGCCCGCCGACGCGGCGGCGCGGGGCCTCGACGACGGGGCCCGGATCCGGATTTTCAACGAGCGCGGCGAATTCCGGGCGCGCGCCCGCGTGACCGGCGACGTCCCGCCCGCCACCGTCTGGATGCGCGACGGATGGACCGGGCTCAACGACCTCACGTCGGGGGCGCCCTCGATTCCGGACGAGGCCGTGGACGTCTTCGAGTTTTCCGCGGGCCAGGCGGCGTTCGACGCCATGGTCGAGGTCGAAGCGGCCGACGCACCCAAGGCGGGATGATCGACCGGGCGGACGTCGTCGTCATCGGCTCGGGCGGCTTGGGCGCCGCCACCGCGTTCTATCTGGCCAAATCGGGCAGGCGCAGCGTGGCGGTCGTCGACCGGCACGACATCGCGTCGCAGACCTCTCCCCGTGCCGCGGGCTTCGTCAGCTGCGCCCGGAAGAGCGATCTCATGATCTCGCTCGTCAAGACGGCCACCGGCCATCTGAAGCACTTCACCGAGGAGACCGGGCAGCCGCTCGAGTGGGTACACTCCGGCAGCCTGAAGATCGCGCGCCGGCCCGAGGACGCGCCCGTGATCGCCGCGGACGTGGCGCGCGGCCGCCGGATGGGTCTCGACGTCGAGCAGATCTCACCGGCGGAGGCGCACCGTCTGCATCCGTTCCTCCGGCCCGAAGGCATTTCGGCCGTGATGCGCGTGGGCGACGACATGTACTTCAACCCGGCGCAGGTCGCGATCGGGTTCGCGCGCGGCGCCGAGGCGAACGGTGCCGCGCTGCTGCCGCGCACCACGGTGTCGCGAGTGGTCGTCGAGGGCGGGCGCGTGACCGGCGTCGAGACGGACCGCGGGCGGATCCGGACCGCCGTCGTAGTCGACGCCGCCGGCGCGTGGACGCGCCAGATGGCGGAGGCAAGCGGTCTACGCATTCCGCTCGTGCCGACGCGGCACCAGCTGTTCATCACCGGGCGGATCGAGGGCGTGCACCCCAAGCTGCCGATGATCCGGATCATGGACGCGGGCGTCTACGTCCGGCCGTGCGACGGCGGGTTTCTTTGGGGCGTCTTCGAAGAGGGCCCGCGGTTCTTCGACATGGCGGCACTCGGGCCGCGGTTCGACATCAAAGACACGCCGCTCGACGCGGCGGTCATCCGGCGCGCCGGGGCGGAGATTCGGGCCCAGCTGCCGCTTCTCGAGGGCGCGAACGTGCGCGAGCACCGCGGCGGCATCCCCACGATGACGCCCGACGGCGAGCACATCGTCGGGCCGGCGCCCGCCGCGGAGGGCTTCTTCTTCGCCGGCGGCTGCAACGTCGCGGGATTGTCGATCTCGCCGGCGCTCGGGGAAGTGCTCGCCGCCTGGATCACCGACGGCCGTCCGCCGGTGGACATGTCGCCGCTCTCCCCGGCGCGGTTCGGCGAACACCGCTGGGCCGAAGACGAGCTACGGCGGAAGGCGGCCTGGGAATACCATCATTTTTATGGAAGCGTGTAGATCGTCGCAGCCTCCCTAGGCGTCGGCCGTTCCGGCCGAGGCCGCGGGGCCCGCGCCCGGCCGGAGGATCTGGAAGAGGATGATCGCGCCGAGCGCGCCGAGCCCGAGGTTGTTGATCTCGAAGGACGGCCCGGCCTTGATGTCGGCGCCGCTCGCCGCGAGGATCAACGGGATCGCCACCGTGGCCAGGTTCGCGCGGTTCGAAAAGTCCACGCGCCCGTCCACCCAGATCTTGCCGCCGATCGCCGCGATGAGGCCGAAGAGATACAGCTCGATGCCGCCGAGGACGCTCGTCGGGATGCTGTTCACGAGCCCGCCGAACTTCGGGACGAAGCCGAGCAGGATCGCGACCACCGCGGCCACGGCGTAGACCGGAATCGAGAACACGCGCGTCACGCCCATGACGCCGATGTTCTCGGCGTACGTGGTCTCGCCGGCGCCGCCGAAGAGCGCGCTCAGCATCGTGCCGAGGCCGTCGCCCATGAACGTCCGCCCGAGGTAGCCGCCGAGGTCGCGCTTCATGAGGCCGCTGATCGCGTACACGTGCCCGGCGTTTTCCGCGACGAGCACGATCGGGATGAACCAGAAGAGACTGACCGCGCGGCCGGTGAACTGCGGCGGGAAGCTGAGCAGCGGGTGGCCGATCCACGCGGCGCCGGCCACCGCGGCCAGGTTGACGTGGCAGCCGGCGTTGGCCGCCGCGCAGGCGGGATCGAGGAGCGCGACGACGTAGCCGACGATGATTCCGGTGAGGATCGGCAGAAGCCGGAGGAAGCCGCGCAGGTACACGCTGGCGATCGCCGTGGCCAGCACGGTGACCGTCGCCGTGAAGAGGTCCTTCGAATAGCTCGCCCAGGCGGGGCCCGCCAGCGCGAGGCCGATGACGGCGACGACCGTGCCGGTGACGACCGGCGGCATGAAGAAGCGGATCACCTTCCCGCCGACGAGATGCACGATCACGCCGACGATGAAGTACAAGAGCCCGGCGATGAAGATACCGGCGAAGGCGAGGGACTGGTTGTGGCCCGCGCCGCCCTGGATCGCGAGTACCGAGCCGATGAACGAGAACGACGAGCCGAGGTAGCTCGGCACCTTGCCGCCGGTGACGGCGAGGAAGATCAGCGTGGCAACGCCGCTGAAGAACAGCACCGTGTTGACGTTGAAGCCGAGAATGAGCGGGACGAGGACGGTCGCGCCGAACATCGCCATGACGTGCTGAATGCCGAGCAGGGTCGTCTGGGGCCAGGGCAGCCGGTCTTCGGGATAATACGTGACCTCTTGCTCCGCCGTGGAGGCGGCAACCGTCGCCGTTGCCATACGCGTGGTCCCCCTTTGTACGCACGGTATGACGTGATTGAGACCGTAAGAGCCGTCGTGTGATAATCTCGCCGAGGCGGGCCGCGTTTCCTCCGCGGCGCCGCGCATCCGCCGGCCGGCCCTTCGGTTAGGGGGCGGCGCCGGCGAGGGCGAGGGCCGCGTCGAGTAGCACCGCGGCGCCGCGCGCGCAGTCCTCGGGCGGCGTCCATTCCGCCTCGTTGTGGCTCAGACCGTCTTTGCTCGGGACGAAGATCATCCCGGCGGGATAGCGGTCGGCCATGTAC
Proteins encoded in this window:
- a CDS encoding molybdopterin-dependent oxidoreductase, with product MQTIRTMCPMNCHPTLCGMLVDVDGGRVAGLRGDPDNPDSRGFLCVRGQASREIIGNPKRLTAPMTRDRRAGGAWRRATWDEALDRIVGRMREAGRESVAVWQGHGNNANNYGVRVGGQLLRRFANLYGCQWWNSTMICWGLGAFGIALTGPIETNTKEDMGAHADLVVLWGANLASQPNTGRHLAAAKRRGAGIVAIDVRRTEAAAQADEVLLIRPGTDAALALGLMHVIVGEGLYDREFVAAHTAGFDALAAHVRAYPPAWAAKETGLPPERIAALARRYASSRRAMIVIGGSSMHKGANGWQGGRAVACLPALTGSLGRPGTGFGPRHGSSAHGQALASVAAADRRPPGRYIPNQMPRVTEALTGGRIQVLCLFGTDMLSSFADAGRVARGFERTGLIVSHDLFMNDTARRFADIVLPATSWLEDVGCKSTNTHLYLMPKILEPAGEARPLARVLRDLAARLGLAEFFPWASDDGPIDAILNHPSTGHATVAALRAEGGMRALRISHVAHPDLVFPTPSGKVEFYSERATSLGLPPLPVYTPLPSAARHPLAFRQGRTLTQFHGFYDHGRALPTLARLDPEPSLWISPADAAARGLDDGARIRIFNERGEFRARARVTGDVPPATVWMRDGWTGLNDLTSGAPSIPDEAVDVFEFSAGQAAFDAMVEVEAADAPKAG
- a CDS encoding solute carrier family 23 protein; translated protein: MATATVAASTAEQEVTYYPEDRLPWPQTTLLGIQHVMAMFGATVLVPLILGFNVNTVLFFSGVATLIFLAVTGGKVPSYLGSSFSFIGSVLAIQGGAGHNQSLAFAGIFIAGLLYFIVGVIVHLVGGKVIRFFMPPVVTGTVVAVIGLALAGPAWASYSKDLFTATVTVLATAIASVYLRGFLRLLPILTGIIVGYVVALLDPACAAANAGCHVNLAAVAGAAWIGHPLLSFPPQFTGRAVSLFWFIPIVLVAENAGHVYAISGLMKRDLGGYLGRTFMGDGLGTMLSALFGGAGETTYAENIGVMGVTRVFSIPVYAVAAVVAILLGFVPKFGGLVNSIPTSVLGGIELYLFGLIAAIGGKIWVDGRVDFSNRANLATVAIPLILAASGADIKAGPSFEINNLGLGALGAIILFQILRPGAGPAASAGTADA
- a CDS encoding FAD-binding oxidoreductase → MIDRADVVVIGSGGLGAATAFYLAKSGRRSVAVVDRHDIASQTSPRAAGFVSCARKSDLMISLVKTATGHLKHFTEETGQPLEWVHSGSLKIARRPEDAPVIAADVARGRRMGLDVEQISPAEAHRLHPFLRPEGISAVMRVGDDMYFNPAQVAIGFARGAEANGAALLPRTTVSRVVVEGGRVTGVETDRGRIRTAVVVDAAGAWTRQMAEASGLRIPLVPTRHQLFITGRIEGVHPKLPMIRIMDAGVYVRPCDGGFLWGVFEEGPRFFDMAALGPRFDIKDTPLDAAVIRRAGAEIRAQLPLLEGANVREHRGGIPTMTPDGEHIVGPAPAAEGFFFAGGCNVAGLSISPALGEVLAAWITDGRPPVDMSPLSPARFGEHRWAEDELRRKAAWEYHHFYGSV